The genomic region CATGGGACGCCGCCCACGTCCAGTTCGGCGAAGACCGCATCGCGGACACCCTACGAGAAACCCGCTCCCTGCCGGCCCGTACCATCGCGGATCGCCTGATCGCCGCCGTTGCCGCGCACGTAGGCGATGCCCCCCCAGTCGACGACATGACCCTCCTCGTTGTAAAAAGAGCGTCGTAAAAGTGCCTGACCACCGGGCGTTGCGGCACAGGGTTTGCCAATGTTACCCGCAATTACGCTACGCTTTCGACGGGCCCCTGCGGCCTCGGGGGCTCCGATCCGTGAAATCGCGCCCGACACCCACGAATCGCTCCGAAACCTGGCCGGACTGCAATGATAGCATCCGTAGGCCCGGGGATTGTCGCTTTGGATATTATTGATACATGAGCATCACTATCGATCAAAAATCGCAGGTCATCGACCTCATCCGCCGCAAATACCCGGAGTGGGATTCGTTTGAACACCGCCCATTCCTCCGAGACGAAATCAACACCCGGCGTCTGACGGTAAAAAAAGCGACGGCCCTGCTGAGCGAGAGCACCCTCGCCCACATGCTCGTCACCCGCGAAACCGAAGCGTTCATCGATCGGCTAGAACGCCTCGGTAAGGCAACCAACCTGCTCGACCGCCCCGGCACCGAACATGGGGATCTCGAAATCCTCTACGTGCCCACGCTAGACAAGCCGGTGTTCTGCGCCCAGATCTACCACCTGCTCCACGGCACGGAGTCCGCCCAGGAGCGTCTGGGGGCGTATCTCCGCTATGTGGAGGACCACGAACTGCCGAACAGCTGGACCTTTCCGACCTACCTGCTCTTTTTCTCGAATCCGCGCACCGACTTCTTCGTGGAGCCCCAGCCGACCGAGTGGTTCCTCAAGTATATCGGGCTCTCTCCCTACCTCGGCAAACCGTCGCCCGAGACGTACGTCGCGGTGAAGGAGTTTGCGCACGGGTTGAAACATGCGCTGGCTGAATACCGCCCGCATGACATGCTTGACATTCAAAGCCTGATCCGTGTCTGCGCCGCGATGAGCCAGCCGGCAAGCCGGCCTGCGCCGGCGGTCGCCGCCGGCGAACCGCCCGCCCCGGAGCCCGTGGAGTTATGGACAGAGCAGGAGACGGAGGATGCGGACGCCACGGTGCTCCACCCCTCCACTCCACTCGCCCAGGCGGCGCCCACGCGTACCAGCGAACCGCAGCCGACGCTACCGAACGGAAATCGGCCGGCAACGCCGCTCGACCAGCATTACCGGACGTTCCTCGAGACGTTTATGACGTCTCCCAACGGCATCGCCATGGCGGCGGCTTTCGCCCGGGCGCGCGAACAGGCGGAGCAACACTTCGCGCATGTCGTCGCTGAACACGAACTCGGCGAAATCGTCACCGAACGGGTGTTCCTCCATTTGCTCCCACACGCCGACCGCCGGGAGCATGTCGCCAGTGGCGCCTGGGTCCATCCGATGCCGGCCATGGACGACGCCCTCAACGGCCTCGCTCGTCTGTCGTCGGTGGAACGCGAACAGGCCGCCATCGCGCTCCTCGAACTCACGCGGCAGTGTGTGTACAACCCCCGCACCATCACCTCGTATATCGAACGGTTCAGGCTCCACGCGCAGGCCGCTCCGTTCCAGAGCCGGCATGTGTCGCCGATGCTGCACGCCCTCAAGCCGGGCTCGTTCCTCCTCGCCACGGAGGACACGGTATCGACAATCAATTTTTTTAGCGGAACCAGCTATACCGGCCAGATTGAACACTACCCGGACATCAACGACGCCGGCCAGGCCCTCGTCCGTTATCTCCACTCCGGCGCCAATGCCTTCGGCTTCAAGAGCATCCAGAACACCGATCTCTTTGCCATCTTCTGCTCGTGGTTCATCGCCCATCACGGCCCGCGTAAAGCGGGGCCCAAAAAGAACATCGACCTCCCGGCAGTCGACACCCCGCTGTCCGGCGACGGCGGTCCGATGCGGCAGGAGCCTGCCGTTGACGCGCTAACCCAACACGCGGCCCCGAACGGACCGGAAGACACACGCCCCGAACCGGAGGCGCCGGCCGTCGATCACGCCCAACGTGACGAACCCGAACCCCCCGCTGGGCCGCCACCGATGCAGACGGTCGATACCCTCGACGAGACCGAAATCATCGTAGAAATTGACTCACCCGCAGACGACTGGACGATGCCCGTCACGCCGTCCATCGCAGACGAACCGGCCTCTACAGAGTCGTCCGCGGCAGAGTGGACTACACCCGACGTGCGTCCCGTCGAAACCGAAGGGACGGCGCTCAGGCGGGAAGACGACGAGGCGGATCCGGAACCCACGTCTATCGAACGGTCCGAGCCCGAACAGCATGCCGAAGGCTCTAGCGATGGTTCATGGACAAACGACCTCCTCGCCGAAGCCCAGGCCATCGACGAACAGGCGCCACCGCCCCTGACGGAGAGCGATGCGCAGGCCCTCGCCGAAGAGGCGCGCGCCATCGATCGACTGCTTGAAGCCAATGCTGCCGGCCACGACGCCGCCACGCCCGAAGGATATCAAGCGGGTTTCGAAGCGGGCTTCGATGCCGACTTCGATGCGGGGTACGACACGGGGTATGAGGTCGACTTCGGATCGACATTCGATGCGGGCCAGGACGACCCGCACGATGCGCATGATGACGACTTCGGCTTCGGCGATGCGGCCAGCGCCGGCGTCGACGATATCCCCGAGGTGCTGCGCACGATGAACAGCGCCACACCGTCCATCGAATCCGCACCTACGGATCCTGCCGGCGACTCGGCCAGTCAGTTGGCCGACATCGAACCGCCCGTTACGGAAATCGACGTCGAAATGGTCGCCGAAAGGGAGCCCGAATCGGTTGCCGAATTGATTGACGACACGCTTTACGCATCGGTCACCCAATCGAACGAGGGTCCGGTGGAAGACGTCGTGCCTGAGTCCGCCACCGCCCTGGATTCCGAATCGGTGTCGGATGCGGTGTCGGATGCGGTGTCGGATGCAGCTTCGGAAACGGTGCTGGAAAAGGTCGCCGAACCGATCTATCTCCCTCATACGTACGTCGACGACACGGACGATCTCGACACGGACGACGCGGAGGTTGTCACCGTGCTCGACCCGATCATCGAAACCGTACTCGAACCCCTCACGCCGCCGGCCGACGCATCCGTAGAGGAGCCGGCCGAGGTCGAACGCTACGACCTCACGCCGCCGGTCATCCTGCCCGACCCTCTGGTGGAATGCGCCGAGATGACGGGCTACAGCGTCGCCGAACTGCGGGGTTGGATCGCGACAATTCGCCGGAAGAGACAGGTGATCATCAGCGGACCTCCGGGCGCCGGCAAGACCTATCTCGCGCGCCATCTGGCCCGCGTGTTGGCTGAATCCGGCGACGGGTTTGCAGAAACCGTCCAGTTTCACCCCAGCTACGGGTACGAGGACTTTGTCGGGCCGTTCACTGGTGCCGGGAACGACGCATCCCTGCCGGTCCTGGGGCGCTTCCCGCTCTTCTGCGAACGCGTGGCTCGGCGCTCGGGGGACTGTGTGATGGTGATCGACGAGATCAACCGCGCCGACCTGAGCCGTGTCTTCGGAGAGCTGGTATACCTGCTCGAATACCGCGACGACACGATCACGCTGGCGGCCGGCGCCACCCTCCGTGTCCCCGAAAACGCCCTCGTGATTGGCACGATGAACGCGCTGGCGGGGCCGGCGATCGACCCGATCGTGCACCGGCGATTCGCCTTCATCGACCTCCCCCCACGGCTGGATGTGCTCGAGCGGTACCTCACCCGCACCGGCTTCCCGGCCGGCCCGCTGGTCGCCATGCTCGAACGACTGAACAGCGAGATCGCCGACCCGGACCGCAAGCTGGGTATCTCCAGCTTCATGCGTACGGATCTGGCCGACCATCTCGAAGCCATCTGGCGGACGGAAGTCGAGCCGGCGCTGGAGGCCAGCTTCTACGGCCGGCCTGAACGGCTGGCGGCCTATCGCTGGGAACGGGTCAGCGATAGCCTATAACGTCTCGGATACCCGAGCAGCCGGCGCCGGCTGACCGCCTGTTCTCCCCCATGTGCCGTCTCCTTCGTCGCGAAAAAATACGAGAAAGATGACCAGGATGGCCACCGCGATCACGCCGGGGATCATCCAGAACGTGACCCACCCCGTCATGTCCGTCAGTTCGCCGATGAACAACCGGTTGAACATGATGCCCGAGATCTGCGCACCGATCATCATCCCGACGCCGGACCGCATCATGACCAGCAGCCCCTGCGCCTGACCGCGCTTTTCGGGGGTCACCTGGCGGTTAACGAAGATCTCGCCGGCGATGTAGACGAAGTCGAAGCAGATGCCGTGCAACAGGATTCCGGCGAGGATAAACGCGTAGCTGCCGGCGTGGTAAGCGGCGAGCGACATCAATGCGAACCGAAACAACCACGCCACGAACCCCACCACCATCATCCGCTTCACGCCCAGCCGTACAAGCACCCACGGCATAAAAAGCATGAAGAGGACCTCGCTCACCTGGCCAAAGGACATCTGAAAGCCCGGGTTCTCCACGCCCGCGGCGTTGACAAACACCGGCGCATAGGCATAGTAGGTGGACAGCGGAATCGAGATGAGCAGTTCGCAGAGCACGAACACCAGAAACGGCCGGCGCTTGAGCAAATCAAACGCGTCCAGCCCGAGGCGCTGCCGCCACGTCACATCGACCCGTGATCCCTTGGGAGGCGTGTGCGGCAACGTAAAACAATAAAGCCCCATAGCGACGGCCGTGCCCCCGGCCAGATACATCGGGATGGGCGTCTCGTCGGCCCCGAGCACCAGGCTCACCAGCACGCCGGCGATGATCCACCCCATCGACCCGAACACCCGAATGAGCGGATAGAGGCGCTCCGAGTCCGACACGTGATGGAAGATGAGCGCGTTGGCCAGGCCGGGCGTGGGGAAGAAGCAGAAGGTGTGGACGAACAACAACCCGATAAATGCCGGCGCCGAGGACCCGCCCACCAGCGCTGCCCCGAGCATAGCCGCGCCCCCGACGAGGTTGAGCACCGCCAGCACCCGTTCGGTGGCCACGTAGCGATCCGCCAGGTTGCCTAGCACGAAGGGGGAGATGAGCGCCGAAACCGGCCCGACCGTGTAGGCCCAGTGGATGACGTGCGAAAGCCCGTTCGCCGCCATGTAGTTGCCCACCGTGACGTACCACGCGCCCCAGATGAAGAACTGTAGAAACATCATCAGGCTGAGCCTGGCGGGTACGAAGGACTGCAAAATTGGAGACCTCGGCATCGTTATATTGGGGCCGGCCAGAACCGCCGTCAAGAAGCTGCGCGGAATGCCGCCGCTAAACCGGCTCGAAAAGTAAGGCGACCGCTCAGACCGCCCAAATGCCTCGCATGAAAATCACGCTCGCCTACGGACGCACCGGGTTGGAGATCGACCTCCCCGCGTCGACCGATGTGCTCCGCGCCAGCCCGGTCGCCGGCCTTGCCGATGAGCCGGCCGCCCTCCGCGCCGCACTGCGCGAACCCATCGGCTCCGCCCCTCTCGTCGCCCGCGTACGCCGGGGGGATCGCGTGGTGGTCACTCACAGCGACATCACCCGCCCTGTCCCCAACGACCGGATCCTGCCCGTGGTGCTTGAAGAACTGGCGTCCGCCGGCGTCCGCCGTGAGGACATCACCCTCCTCAACGCGCTCGGCACCCACCGGCAACAGACCGAGGCCGAACTCCGCGCCATGCTCGGCGACGGCATCGTGGACCGCTACCGCTGCGCCCAGCACAACGCCTTCGACGACGCCGGCCTCGTGCCGGTGGGCGTCACCGTCCGCGGCAACCCGGTCCGCCTCAACCGGACGATGATGGAGGCTGACTTTCGCGTCTACACCGGCTTCATCGAGCCCCACTTTTTCGCCGGCTTCAGCGGTGGTCCGAAGGCCGTGCTGCCGGCGCTGGCCGGGCAGGAAAGCGTACTGTCGAACCACGGTCGCGACATGATCGCCCACCCCAACGCCACCTGGGGCGTCATCGACGGCAACCCGATCTGGGAGGAGATGCGCGAGGCCGCGCTGATGACGATGCCGGCATTCCTGGTGAATGTCGCCATCAACCCGGCGCATGACATCACGGGTGTCTTCGCCGGCGAGCTATTGGAGGCCCACGCCGCCGGCCGGGCTTTTGTGCGAGACCATGTCATGGTGGGCGTAGATGCACCCTACGACGTTGTAGTTGTGAGCAACAGCGGCTATCCGCTCGACCAGAACCTGTACCAGACGGTGAAAGGCATGAGCGCCGCCAACCGCATCGTACGTGAAGGGGGCGCGATCATCATGTGCGCCGCCTGCCAGGACGGCTTACCGGACCACGGACGATACGCCGCGCTGCTGGCCGAAGCCGGCTCGCCGCAGGCGGTGCTTGACATGCTGGCGCGCCCGGGCTTCGGCGAGCAGGACCAGTGGCAGGTGCAGGTCCAGGCCCAGGTCCAGCTCCGCGCCGAGGTCTTCGTGTACAGCGAGGGGTTGTCGGACGACCAGATCCGCCGCGCCCTATTCACGCCTTGCCGGGATGTCGGACGGACGGTGGCGGAATTGATCGAAAGGTATGGCCCCGACGCCCGGATTTGCGCTATGCCCGACGGGCCGGCGACGGTGGCGTATGTTCGATGAACGGGTTCATGACCACACCGACGATACACCCCGACAGTATCCAACAAAAATGCCCACACCCAGCGCCCGAATCCTCTGCCTCTGGTCCGGCCCGCGTAATGTGTCGACGGCGCTGATGTACGCGTTCCGCCAGCGACCGGACACCCGTGTGGTCGACGAACCGCTGTATGCCCACTACCTGCGCGTCTCGAAAGCCGAACATCCCGGCGGAAACGACGTGCTCGCCGGCATGGATAACGACGGGGAACGCGTGATCCAGGAAGTCGTGTACGGCGCCTACGACCGCCCGAACGCCTTCCTCAAACACATGGCCCACCACCTGGTGGAGCTGGATCTCGGGTTTCTGGACCACACGACGAACATCATGCTCGTCCGCGACCCCGCGCAGATGCTGCCTTCGTTGATCAACCAGATCCCGGAGCCGACGCTGCGCGACACCGGCCTCGGACGGCAGACGGCGTTGCTGGACGACCTGCTGGCCCGGGGCCAGGAGCCAGCCATCCTTGAAGCGCGCGAATTGCTGCTGGATCCCCGCGGCGTCCTCCAGGCGCTCTGCCGGCAGATCGGCCTCCCGTTTATCGAGGAGATGCTCGCCTGGCCGGCAGGACCCAAACCCGAAGACGGTGTCTGGGCGCCCCACTGGTACCATAACGTCCACCAATCCACTACCTTTGCGCCGTACAGCGAAAAAAGCGACCCTTTCCCGGCCCGACTGAAACCCCTGCTGGACGAATGCCGGCCGCATTACGAACGCCTCCTGGCCCGCGCCATACGACCCTGAATCCCCATATGCCAACCATACCCGATCCCCGTAACGAACACATCTTCATCTACGTCGGCGACCGCCTGTACCCTCGCGAGGAGGCGAAGGTCTCCGTGTTCGACAGCTCCGTCCAGGGCGGCGACGCCGTCTGGGAGGGCCTGCGCGTGTACGACGGTAGGATTTCAGAGCTCGACGCCCACCTCGACCGCCTGTTTGCCTCGGCGCACGCGATGGCGTTTACACAGGTCCCTTCCCGCGACCAGGTGAAGCAGGCGCTGTTTGATACCCTCAAGGCCAACGGCATGCGCGACGGCGCGCACATTCGGATGACGCTCACGCGGGGGAAGAAGGTGACCTCCGGCATGAGCCCGACAAACAACCCGTACGGCCCGACACTGATCGTCCTGGCCGAGTGGAAGCCGCCCGTGTACAGTTCCGCCGGCATCCGGCTCATCACCTCGTCGATCCGCCGCAACAGCCCGTCGAGCATCGACTCGAAGATCCACCACAACAACCTCATTAATAACATCCTCGCGAAAATCGAAGCCAACTTCGCCGGCGTCGACGACGCCGTCATGCTCGATCTCTATGGGTTCGTCTCCGAGACCAACGCGACGAACATCTTTATCGTCAAAAAAGGTGTCGTCCTCACCCCCAACCCGGACGCCTGTCTGCCCGGCATCACGCGGGCGTTGGTGCTGGACCTGTGCCGGCTCAACGACATCCCCGCCCGCGAAAAAAACATCTCGATGACGGAGGTTTACACAGCCGATGAGATGTTCACCACAGGTTCGATGGGCGAGCTCACGCCAGTGCTGGAGGTGGATGGCCGGCGCATCGGCGCGGGCGACGTGGGCCCCATGACCCGCCGGCTCCAGCAACTCCATGCTACCTGGGTGCGCTCCCACGGCGAGCCGCTGCCGCCGTTTTGAGTAACGGTTACGATCGATACCGCCAGTCGGATGAGCCCGCCGGCATCGAAAGGATGTGATTCGAGTGCGCCCACCGGTCGCAATTGCGGAAACACGTCCCTACTTTGCGCCACCGGTTCATCCCACATTCACCCGGATCGTTCAGACCCATGGCCCGAATCTACGCGCTGCTCGCCGGCATCAACGACTATTCGCAGAATGCCGCCGTCAACCTGAAAGGGTGTCTCGACGACATCGCCTTCTACGAGGATCTCCTCAAAACCAACTACCCGAACGAGCTCGCGCTCGTCAAGCTGACCGATGCCGACGCCACGCGCGAGAACCTGATCGACCAGTTCCGAAAGCACCTCGGCCAGGCCGGCAAGGACGACGTGGCGCTCCTGGTGTACGCCGGCCACGGCGCCCGCTGGAAAGCCGCCGGCGCGTTCACGACCTATTTCCCGGACGGGTACGACGAGGGATTCGTCTGTTACAACAGCCGCAGCAAACCCGACGCGTACGACCTGGGCGACAAGGAAATCGCGCTCCTGCTCAAGGAGGTCGAGCGCAACAACCCCCACATCGCCGTCATCCTGGACTGCTGCCATTCCGGCTCAGCCACCCGCGGCGCCGCCGAGGTGGAGGGCGCCCTCATCCGCGCCACGCTGACGATGGAGGACGAACGGCCGCTAGAGTCCTACCTGCACAGCGACACCCTCCGTATCGAATACGCCGGCGCGCTCAAGCGCGGCGAGCTGGCGATCCCCAAGACCAAACACATTCTGCTGGCCGCCTGCGACCGCACGCAGTCCGCCCACGAGGAAAAACGGCGCGGGCTCTTCTCCTATTCGCTCCAGCAGGTATTTACGCAGCATGGGGTCGACCTCAGCTACGCCGAACTCTTCTCCCGCACCCGCGCGACGATGCGCGACCAGAAAAAGCAAGATCCTCAGTTCGAGACGTACGACCACTTCAATGCCTACACGACTTTCCTCGGCTCGAAAGTGATGCGTCAGAAGCGGCACCTCGTCTTTTTTGACACGCGCGACCAGGCCTGGATGGTGGAGTGCGGAGCCGTGCACAACCTGCCGAGCGACGCCGATAAGCCGGCCGAGCTGACGCTTTACAACGACGCCGGCAAGGTCGTCGGCCAGACACGCACTACGCAGGTCGGCATCCAGAAAAGCGCCATTGCCATGCCGGCGGCGCTGGCCGGCAATCCCGCCGCTCAGTTCAAAGCCTCGATCACCAGCCTGCCCATCCCCCCGGAGCCCGTATACATCGAAGGCCCGAAGGCGCAGGTCGCCGCCCTGAAAAAAGCACTCGACCCGTCGATCGGCGCCACGTTCGTCGATGCCGCGGAAGGCACACGGTACATGATCACGGCCCGTGACGGCGAATACCGCCTCATCCAGCGGGATACCGGCCTGTTTGTCCAGGGCGTAAAGGGGTATGGCGAAGCCGGCGCGATGCTAACGGCCGTGCTCCAGCCGGTCATCCAGTGGGAACGCGCTCTCCGGCTGCACAACACCAGCACCCGTCTTGACACCTCGAAGGTAGAGATCCGGTATGCAGACGGACCCGAGCAGGGCGCGAATGTCTACGAGATCGGCCTCACCGATGCCGCCGGCCGGCCATTTCCCGACAAGAAGGAGCGGGTGCTCGAAATCGGCCAGTCCAACAAACTGTACAATGACAACGAGGTGGTGGTCACCTACAAGGCTCCGGACGGCGTCGACGACGAATCGTACGACATCCCCACCCGCTTCCTCATCCGCAACCGCACCAGCCAGCCGCTGTACGCTCTGCTGCTTTATTTCTCGCGGGAGTTCAAGATCCGGCAGAACGCCAACGAGCCCATCCCACCGGGCCAGGAGTTTTCCGTGCTCGACCAGGGATCGCTCTTCCTGGACGCCGGCCTGAACGAAGAAACCGTCTGGTACAAACTCATCGTGAGTACGGAGCGAATCGACGACCAGCTGCTGACGATGGACGGGTTCGAGCTGGGCAACTACCTCGTCGCCACACGCGGCGAGCGCCGGCACGAGGACAAAAAGCTCGAACCGACCAACGACTGGTTCACGAAGACCTGGCGCGTTAAGATCGTCCGCCAGAACAAGGCCGTCGGCGAGGCGCCGGTGCCGGTGGAGGCGCTCAAGCTGACGATCGACCCGCACCCGTCGATCAAAGCAAAAGTGAACACTACCGCGGTGTCCACGGGCACTCGCGGCGCCACGAGTGATGGGGCTTATTATGACGTCCTCGAGCGCGCCGGCCTGAGCTTATTCTCTCCCGGCCGCACCCGGGGTGATGCCGCGCCGGCGCATGTGCTGGAATTGACCGACATCGATGGGGACGCTGGCCTGGCCGAGAACCCGCTCATGATGACGATGCAGGCGGACCTCGACGAAAACGAGGTGCTCCTCCCGCTGGCGTTCGACGGCGAGCAGTTCGTCCTCGTGGGGGACTCCGAGCGTACCCCCGACGGCGCGGCCCGCATCCGGATCGACGAGATCCCGGAGGCCACCACCAACCGCCGCAGCCTGGGGAAGGCGCTCAAGCTCTACTTCTTCAAGGCGTATCTGGCGCGCGACGTCGCAAACATCAACAGGCTGGGCTGGGTGAAGACGACCGCCGATGGGCTTGAGATCATCCCGAAAGGCGCCAAAACGCAGGTCCAGGAGGCGAAAAATATCCTGCTGGTCATCCACGGCATCATCGGCGACACGAAGACGATCGTCCCCGGCCTTGCCGACATCGCCGGCGGGCTACAGACGAAGTTCGACACGATCCTCACGTACGACTACGAGAACCTCAACACCCCGATCGAGGAGACCGCCCTCACGCTGAAAAAGCAGCTTGAGGATGCCGGTTTCGGCCCGGACGACGGGAAGAAACTGACGATCCTGGCCCACTCGATGGGCGGCCTCGTGTCACGCTGTTTCATCGAGCGGTTGGGTGGGCACACGTTTGTCGACCACCTCGTGATGGCCGGCACCCCGAATGGTGGATCGCCGTTTGGCGAGTTCGGGCAGGCGCGGGAGGCGATGAAGCGGGTGACCGGACTCGTCGTCAACTTCGTGCCATCCGTCATTCCGTTCCTGGGCTCCTTCGTCAACAGCCTGCACAACGTGCTGGAGGGCAGCGAACAGATCACCCCGACCCTCGAGCAGATGAACCCGTCGTCCACCTTCCTCGCCCTCCTCAACGACGCCAGCGCCAACCCGGGCATCCGGTATTCGATCGTCGCCGGCGACATGGGCCAGGTTTCGGAAACCGAGCAGCGTGGGTTCTTGAAGAAATTCCTGGTGAAGGTGGGCCATAGCAAGACGGCCAGCGCCCTGTTCGACGGTGCGCCGAACGACATCGCCGTAAGCGTGGCGAGCATCAAACAGGTGAGCGCCACGCGTACGCCCGCGCCCGTCATCCGCGATGCGCCGTGTCACCACCTGAGTTACTTCAACTCCGAGGCCGGCGTCAGGGTGTTGAGCCAGGTGGAATGGTGAGCGTGGAGCGTAGGACGACGCGATAGGCCGGCCGGTACACCCGCTCGTACGTTTCCGAGTGGTGGGCGGCCGGGTAGTCGCGCGCGCGCTGTTCCTCGAGAAGCGCGGCGAGGGCGTCGGCGTTCAGCCACACGTCTCCGCGCTTGGCCATGAAGGCGAGCTGTCCCATGTATTCCTCGAGGTGAGCGGTCGACGGGCGGAAGGAGGCCCAGGAGACGGTCATCATGCGGTAGACCTCGGCCGGCGTGCCGCCCGCCGCCTTGTACGGCCGCAAGTTCAGCCGTACCATCTGGCTATCCGGAGAGATGAATTCAACCATCGCCTCGCTCGGCCGAACGCGGTCCAGTGCGTTCCATTCGTGAAGCAGGTAGTTATAGATGGCGCTGCTGTCGGCGCCGAGGTGGGCGCTGCCCATGGCGGCCTGGTGAAGGAGCTTGTACCAGTCCCGCACCTGCATCTGAGGATACCGCTGGGATTGATCGGCGATTACGGAGGAGATCGCGGGCGGATCGAAACGTAGACAGGCGGCTGTGGCGAGCGCCACAAACCACAGTGGGCTGTATCGAACGATGGCCGATACGGTGCGAAACGAATAGGATCGATGTGTCACGTCGGCTCCGGTTGATGGCAACAGAAACAGGCAGCCTGGCGAGGATATGGGCTTCTGTACTTCCTGTGCGGGGCGATGATCCGCCCTGCACTCCTAGCATTGTCGTCGCAGTCGGTGGATTCTAAACGATCGTGACACAAAGGACATAGTCGATAGTGCGGTACGCGACGTTTTCGCCGTGGCGCTCCGCATGTTCCGACTCGGTAGAGACGCTCCTCTGGAACGTCTCAGCAAGGTTTCCGAATTCCAAACACCAAAAGAAC from Rhodothermales bacterium harbors:
- a CDS encoding caspase family protein; amino-acid sequence: MARIYALLAGINDYSQNAAVNLKGCLDDIAFYEDLLKTNYPNELALVKLTDADATRENLIDQFRKHLGQAGKDDVALLVYAGHGARWKAAGAFTTYFPDGYDEGFVCYNSRSKPDAYDLGDKEIALLLKEVERNNPHIAVILDCCHSGSATRGAAEVEGALIRATLTMEDERPLESYLHSDTLRIEYAGALKRGELAIPKTKHILLAACDRTQSAHEEKRRGLFSYSLQQVFTQHGVDLSYAELFSRTRATMRDQKKQDPQFETYDHFNAYTTFLGSKVMRQKRHLVFFDTRDQAWMVECGAVHNLPSDADKPAELTLYNDAGKVVGQTRTTQVGIQKSAIAMPAALAGNPAAQFKASITSLPIPPEPVYIEGPKAQVAALKKALDPSIGATFVDAAEGTRYMITARDGEYRLIQRDTGLFVQGVKGYGEAGAMLTAVLQPVIQWERALRLHNTSTRLDTSKVEIRYADGPEQGANVYEIGLTDAAGRPFPDKKERVLEIGQSNKLYNDNEVVVTYKAPDGVDDESYDIPTRFLIRNRTSQPLYALLLYFSREFKIRQNANEPIPPGQEFSVLDQGSLFLDAGLNEETVWYKLIVSTERIDDQLLTMDGFELGNYLVATRGERRHEDKKLEPTNDWFTKTWRVKIVRQNKAVGEAPVPVEALKLTIDPHPSIKAKVNTTAVSTGTRGATSDGAYYDVLERAGLSLFSPGRTRGDAAPAHVLELTDIDGDAGLAENPLMMTMQADLDENEVLLPLAFDGEQFVLVGDSERTPDGAARIRIDEIPEATTNRRSLGKALKLYFFKAYLARDVANINRLGWVKTTADGLEIIPKGAKTQVQEAKNILLVIHGIIGDTKTIVPGLADIAGGLQTKFDTILTYDYENLNTPIEETALTLKKQLEDAGFGPDDGKKLTILAHSMGGLVSRCFIERLGGHTFVDHLVMAGTPNGGSPFGEFGQAREAMKRVTGLVVNFVPSVIPFLGSFVNSLHNVLEGSEQITPTLEQMNPSSTFLALLNDASANPGIRYSIVAGDMGQVSETEQRGFLKKFLVKVGHSKTASALFDGAPNDIAVSVASIKQVSATRTPAPVIRDAPCHHLSYFNSEAGVRVLSQVEW